The Tolypothrix sp. PCC 7712 region TTTTGACTTGAGGACTGGGGACTGGGGACTGGGGACTGGGGATAAGGGAGATGAGGGAGATGAGGGGGATGAGGGAGAAAAAACAATTACCAATTACCAATTACCCATTACCAATTACCAATGCCCCATGCCCCATGCCCAATGCCCTATGCCCATTCACATCCTTTCCGCCACCTGTTTGAGCCGAATTAGTTGCGCTTGCATATCTTGTTTTGTCCAAGCGGCGGCGAAGGTATTGAAACCCCAACTGACTAAGGGGTTGGGGATGTCGAACTCAAAACGATTGATTAGCTGCGTTCCCTTTTCTAGGGGTTGACATTCCCAGCGATCGCGTCCTTGGAAAAATCCTTTAAATTCCCAAACCACTAAACCTGGTTGTCGTTCTGCGACAACCGTTTTTAATGTGGGTTGAATTACTGGAATTTGAATAGTGAAACGGCTTTGGCTCCCAACATCCGTACTCCAGACTTCACCCACAGGTTCGCAACGTAAAACCGGATTTAGCCAGCGATGCATAAGAGTTAAATCGGTAATACAATG contains the following coding sequences:
- a CDS encoding SRPBCC family protein; this translates as MPQVLEQSIQINAPATVVEHCITDLTLMHRWLNPVLRCEPVGEVWSTDVGSQSRFTIQIPVIQPTLKTVVAERQPGLVVWEFKGFFQGRDRWECQPLEKGTQLINRFEFDIPNPLVSWGFNTFAAAWTKQDMQAQLIRLKQVAERM